One genomic segment of Gossypium arboreum isolate Shixiya-1 chromosome 3, ASM2569848v2, whole genome shotgun sequence includes these proteins:
- the LOC128290611 gene encoding uncharacterized protein LOC128290611, translating into MSEEDAFQSSDVKPLSSTKSNTNNHQLLVNGLIKPELRRTKSDSSSLLEPKLRPRRSMKGSSVVNGGFVVNGLEIGKNNYKVNFRGTSMVNYVFDKSTNRKRKLSPTKGINGPKLISPPGKSPSGLTSGRKIWTDSKLGPSPSEVAVAVLRNRNRKMEEMESSVGEGWSLDGSMEGLDLKLEWWRTKLPPIYYSSNEFSSFLSSQNPTTATKKSRHSRRHARKKGLFSCFENICGCKISVIYG; encoded by the coding sequence ATGAGCGAGGAAGATGCGTTTCAAAGCTCGGATGTCAAGCCTCTTTCGAGCACAAAAAGCAATACCAATAACCATCAGCTTTTGGTTAATGGGTTGATCAAACCGGAGCTTCGACGAACCAAGAGTGACTCAAGTTCACTTTTGGAGCCAAAATTAAGGCCCAGAAGATCGATGAAAGGATCATCGGTTGTCAATGGTGGGTTTGTTGTTAACGGGTTGGAGATTGGCAAAAACAACTACAAGGTTAATTTCAGGGGAACTTCGATGGTCAATTATGTGTTCGACAAAAGTACTAACAGAAAGAGAAAATTGAGTCCTACAAAGGGCATCAATGGCCCAAAGTTGATATCACCACCAGGGAAGTCACCAAGTGGGTTAACGAGTGGACGGAAAATTTGGACCGATTCGAAATTGGGTCCATCGCCATCGGAAGTGGCGGTTGCGGTGCTGAGGAACAGGAACCGTAAAATGGAAGAGATGGAGAGTTCGGTGGGAGAAGGATGGAGTTTAGATGGAAGCATGGAAGGGCTCGATTTGAAACTTGAATGGTGGAGAACCAAACTCCCACCGATTTATTACTCAAGTAATGAATTTTCGAGCTTCCTTTCTAGTCAGAATCCGACAACGGCAACCAAAAAATCAAGACATTCAAGAAGACATGCTCGCAAAAAAGGGCTGTTTTCATGTTTTGAAAACATTTGTGGTTGCAAAATCTCGGTTATTTATGGCTAA